Sequence from the bacterium genome:
TCAAGAACCTGAAGACCGGAGCGGTGATCGAGCACACCTTCCGCAGCGGCGACAAGGTGGAGAAACCGGACCTCGAAGAGCGCGACATGCAGTTCATGTACAAGATGGAAGGACAGTTCCACTTCATGGATACGCGCACATACGAGCAGATCTACCTCGACGAGGGGCACGTGGAGGGGGCGGGGGACTACCTGATCGAGAACCTCCCGGTGAAGATCCTCTTCTACAAGGGAGAGCCGATCGGGATCGACATCCCGTTCTT
This genomic interval carries:
- a CDS encoding elongation factor P, producing MYTTSDFRNGLKIEFDGGPFIIVYFQHVKPGKGGAFVRTKLKNLKTGAVIEHTFRSGDKVEKPDLEERDMQFMYKMEGQFHFMDTRTYEQIYLDEGHVEGAGDYLIENLPVKILFYKGEPIGIDIPF